In the genome of Streptomyces sp. SAI-127, the window ACATGCCCGCTTGCGGAACGGCAGCCTGCGCAGCGCCTCCTGGACGTCGACCACGCCCGCCACGTCGGGGTTCTCGACCTTCTCCTCGCGCTGGGACCAGAACAGGGCGATGCGCCGGCGCTCCCGGACCGCGCTGCGGATGCGGGTGCGGGCCAGATTGGCGACCACTCCGCGCGCGTACGCCGCCGGATGGTCGGCCGCGCGCACCCGGTCCCAGCGGTGCCACAGCGCCAGCAGGGCGTCCGCGGCCAGATCGTCGGCGGCGTCCGACTCGCCGGTCAACAGATGGGCCAGGCGGGACAGTTCGGCGTAGTGGCGTTCGAAGAAGGCGTGGAACTCCACGGAGGCGGCGTCGTCGACGACTGTGCCCACGGGCTCCCTCTCCTTTGCGTGTCATGTGAATGACATGTGATCGTCCGGGGGTGGCCGGGCGGAGATCCGGAAGCGTAGCAGTGATCCAGTAAGGGTTTTCGTACGGTCCTTCGAACGATGCATGACGGGGCGGCCCCCGAATCCGTAACACGGGGAAAACCTGAGGCGCGTTCAACGCAGGAACAATCCAGCCAGCATCCGCACACCGATCATTCAGGCACCAGGGAGCATCGACCATGTCCGTCGACCGGTACTTCAGGATCTCCGAGAGGGGATCCACCTTCGCCCGTGAGATACGCGGCGGCTTCGCCACGTTCTTCACGATGGCCTACATCCTTGTCCTGAATCCCATCATCCTCGGCAGCGCGAAGGACAAGTTCGGACACCAGCTGGATGCGGTGCAGTTGACCACCGCGACGGCTCTGGTGGCCGCGGTCATGACGATCATCATGGGTGTGGGCGGCAACCTGCCGCTCGCGCTCGCCGCCGGGCTCGGGCTGAACGCGGTCGTCGCCTTCCAGATCGCCCCGCTGATGAGCTGGGACGACGCGATGGGCCTTGTCGTCCTGGAAGGTCTGCTCATCTGTGTGCTGGTGGTCACCGGACTGCGGGAGGCCGTCATGCACGCCATTCCGCAACCGCTCAAGCAGGCGATCAGCGTCGGGATCGGGCTGTTCATCGCGTTCATCGGCTTCGTGGACGCCGGGTTCGTGAGCCGTATCCCCGACGCCGCCAACACCACCGTGCCGGTTCAGCTCGGAGGCACCGGCGCCCTGACCGGCTGGCCGATCCTCGTCTTCTGTCTCGGGGTGCTGCTGACGATCGGGCTGCTCGC includes:
- a CDS encoding SigE family RNA polymerase sigma factor; translation: MGTVVDDAASVEFHAFFERHYAELSRLAHLLTGESDAADDLAADALLALWHRWDRVRAADHPAAYARGVVANLARTRIRSAVRERRRIALFWSQREEKVENPDVAGVVDVQEALRRLPFRKRACVVLRHAFDLSEKDTALALGVSVGTVKSQTSKGMAELQRMLGPQNAPLKVHAAMARTGDAGGRDR